The following coding sequences lie in one Streptomyces venezuelae genomic window:
- a CDS encoding ABC transporter ATP-binding protein — MKPPRPGSDILRTALRRNIGAMVLGTVLMGLYQAGETAFPIALGMIVEHTMRDDRTLGALAVSIGALAVIITTVSLSWRFGMRVLQKANTTEAHRWRVKVAACGLQPVARDVDLKSGEVLTIATEDADQTADIIEVVPLLISSLVAVLVAAVALGMADYRLGLLVIVGTVAILSILSVMSKRIGSSTREQQARVARAGAKVADLISGLRPLHGFGGNHAAFRSYRTVSSEAKHQAVTVAKVNGVYAGTAQALNAVLAAAVTLTAGWLAFDGGITIGELVMAVGLAQFIMEPLKMFSEMPKYVMIARASAERMALVLGAPPVTEPGRGRPAAGGGLEIDCVRYGSLRELKFTVAAGEFVAIAGYQPRAVADLAAILAMNVPPDAYEGVVRVSGQEMADLSVEAVREHILVNPYDGEIFAGTLRSNIDPSGTSRTISEAVEASMLTDVVALHREGLDYGVRDRGANLSGGQRQRLSLARALAADTDVLVLHNPTTAVDAVTEQLIARNVAELRRGRTTVVITSSPAMLDAADRVLVLDDGVITAEDSHRNLLASDEAYCAAVAR, encoded by the coding sequence ATGAAGCCGCCCCGACCGGGATCCGACATCCTCCGGACCGCTCTGCGCCGCAACATCGGCGCGATGGTCCTCGGCACCGTCCTCATGGGCCTGTACCAGGCCGGTGAGACGGCGTTCCCCATCGCGCTCGGCATGATCGTCGAGCACACGATGCGGGACGACAGGACCCTCGGCGCGCTCGCGGTCTCCATCGGCGCGCTCGCCGTGATCATCACGACGGTCTCGCTGTCGTGGCGGTTCGGGATGCGCGTCCTGCAGAAGGCCAACACGACCGAGGCGCACCGCTGGCGCGTGAAGGTCGCCGCCTGCGGGCTCCAGCCGGTGGCCAGGGACGTCGACCTCAAGTCCGGCGAGGTCCTGACCATCGCCACCGAGGACGCCGACCAGACCGCCGACATCATCGAGGTGGTGCCGCTCCTGATCAGCTCGCTGGTCGCGGTGCTCGTCGCGGCGGTCGCGCTCGGCATGGCCGACTACCGGCTCGGGCTGCTCGTGATCGTGGGCACCGTCGCGATCCTGTCGATCCTCAGCGTGATGTCGAAGCGGATCGGGTCCAGCACGCGCGAGCAGCAGGCCCGGGTCGCGCGGGCCGGCGCGAAGGTCGCCGACCTGATCAGCGGCCTGCGCCCGCTGCACGGCTTCGGCGGCAACCACGCGGCGTTCCGCTCCTACCGGACCGTCAGCTCGGAGGCCAAGCACCAGGCGGTCACCGTCGCCAAGGTCAACGGCGTGTACGCGGGCACGGCCCAGGCCCTCAACGCGGTCCTCGCGGCCGCGGTGACCCTGACGGCGGGCTGGCTGGCCTTCGACGGCGGCATCACCATCGGCGAACTCGTCATGGCCGTCGGCCTGGCGCAGTTCATCATGGAACCCCTGAAGATGTTCTCGGAGATGCCCAAGTACGTGATGATCGCGCGGGCGTCGGCCGAGCGGATGGCGCTGGTCCTCGGCGCGCCGCCGGTGACGGAACCCGGGCGGGGGCGCCCGGCCGCGGGCGGGGGCCTGGAGATCGACTGCGTCCGGTACGGGTCGCTGCGCGAGCTGAAGTTCACGGTGGCGGCGGGCGAGTTCGTGGCGATCGCCGGGTACCAGCCGCGCGCGGTCGCCGATCTGGCGGCGATCCTCGCGATGAACGTGCCGCCGGACGCGTACGAGGGAGTGGTGCGGGTCAGCGGCCAGGAGATGGCGGACCTCTCGGTCGAGGCGGTCCGCGAGCACATCCTGGTGAACCCGTACGACGGGGAGATCTTCGCCGGCACCCTCCGCTCGAACATCGACCCCTCGGGCACCAGCCGGACGATCTCCGAGGCCGTCGAGGCGTCCATGCTCACCGACGTGGTCGCCCTCCACCGCGAAGGCCTCGACTACGGAGTGCGCGATCGGGGAGCCAACCTCTCCGGAGGACAGCGTCAGCGCCTCTCCCTGGCCCGCGCGCTGGCCGCCGACACGGACGTCCTCGTCCTGCACAATCCGACGACGGCCGTCGACGCGGTCACCGAACAGCTCATCGCGCGGAACGTCGCCGAGCTGCGCCGGGGCCGTACGACCGTCGTCATCACCAGCAGCCCGGCGATGCTGGACGCCGCCGACCGCGTCCTCGTCCTGGACGACGGCGTCATCACCGCGGAGGACAGCCACCGCAACCTGCTCGCCTCCGACGAGGCCTACTGCGCGGCGGTGGCGAGGTGA
- a CDS encoding alpha/beta hydrolase-fold protein encodes MRPAADTGNAFAEYGLSGGPGTEAFWSAARSPVSVPADDGGWRTLFLWRGHGPSPRVDFESWSDPVRLTQWADTDCWYAEVRMPRRLRVTYRFLVGDEAYADPLNPHGAGGDRSIAATPDAPAQPHWPAVGADDTLPLPGTRIRWASERLGGRRTVRVHAVAGGGPLVLLLDGDDWLYLHPAMTAFESAVAAGEMEPVTLVFLPSKDRLGEFGCDPALWEAVRDELLPLVAGSGVHADPERLVVAGQSLGGLSAMYAALDFPDLVSRVACQSPSFWWTPDAMASEDPLGGPVGGTVAARLRAERPDLSGLRIAFDLGEHEPRMLPHCELTETLVKEAGATVRISRAAAGHDRAGWRHALLRDVAWALS; translated from the coding sequence ATGCGCCCCGCGGCCGACACCGGGAACGCCTTCGCCGAGTACGGACTGTCCGGCGGACCCGGCACCGAAGCCTTCTGGTCGGCTGCCCGGAGCCCCGTCTCCGTACCCGCAGACGACGGCGGTTGGCGGACCCTGTTCCTCTGGCGCGGGCACGGACCGTCCCCCCGCGTCGACTTCGAGAGCTGGTCGGACCCCGTGCGGCTGACCCAATGGGCCGACACGGACTGTTGGTACGCCGAAGTACGCATGCCTCGGCGGCTGCGCGTGACCTACCGATTCCTGGTGGGCGACGAGGCGTACGCCGACCCGCTCAACCCGCACGGCGCCGGCGGCGACCGCTCCATCGCCGCGACCCCCGATGCCCCCGCCCAGCCCCACTGGCCGGCCGTCGGGGCCGACGACACGCTCCCCCTGCCCGGCACCCGGATCCGGTGGGCCAGTGAGCGGCTCGGCGGGCGGCGCACCGTGCGCGTCCACGCGGTGGCCGGCGGCGGCCCGCTGGTGCTGCTGCTCGACGGGGACGACTGGCTCTACCTGCACCCGGCCATGACCGCCTTCGAATCCGCCGTCGCCGCGGGTGAGATGGAGCCGGTCACCCTCGTCTTCCTGCCGTCCAAAGACAGGCTGGGCGAGTTCGGGTGCGATCCGGCGCTGTGGGAGGCGGTACGGGACGAGCTGCTGCCTCTGGTGGCCGGGAGCGGCGTGCACGCGGACCCGGAGCGTCTGGTGGTCGCCGGGCAGAGCCTCGGCGGGCTCAGCGCGATGTACGCGGCGCTGGACTTCCCCGACCTGGTGTCCCGTGTGGCGTGTCAGTCACCGTCGTTCTGGTGGACGCCCGACGCCATGGCGTCGGAGGATCCGCTGGGCGGCCCGGTCGGCGGGACCGTCGCCGCGCGGCTGCGCGCGGAGCGCCCCGACCTGTCCGGCCTGCGCATCGCGTTCGACCTCGGCGAGCACGAGCCGCGGATGCTCCCGCACTGCGAGCTGACCGAGACGCTGGTCAAGGAGGCCGGTGCGACCGTACGGATCTCGCGGGCGGCCGCCGGCCACGACCGCGCGGGCTGGCGGCACGCCCTCCTCAGGGACGTCGCCTGGGCCCTCTCCTGA
- a CDS encoding MbtH family protein: MSTNPFDDPDGRFLVLVNDEGQHSLWPSFAEVPGGWTTAFGEDSRDACLEYIETNWTDLRPRSLVASVEG; this comes from the coding sequence ATGAGCACCAACCCCTTCGACGACCCCGACGGCCGCTTCCTGGTCCTGGTGAACGACGAGGGGCAGCACTCGCTCTGGCCGTCCTTCGCCGAGGTGCCCGGCGGCTGGACGACCGCCTTCGGCGAGGACTCGCGGGACGCCTGCCTGGAGTACATCGAGACCAACTGGACGGATCTGCGGCCGCGTTCCCTCGTGGCGTCGGTGGAGGGCTGA